The Spodoptera frugiperda isolate SF20-4 chromosome 25, AGI-APGP_CSIRO_Sfru_2.0, whole genome shotgun sequence genome includes the window GTTAACAaataagtttatatgtatagtattatATACTTACTCTAACATTTTGCGCTGATTCCAATTTTTTTCCATTCACAATACATTGGACAACTCTGTAACGGTAAATTAAATGATCAGCAATGGCTCAAATTTAAAGTCATGGGTTACGACTTACAAAGTAGTAATAATTATACAGCACATCATCAACGTATGGTTATTGATAGTATTGATGTAGCACTGATTAGAACATCGGTCTTTTGTTAAAGATGTGAAAATCCTAGCTTACTACTTCAAGTCATAGTCTTGTAAAGTGCAAACAATATTCAGAATTTCTGAGCATAGGCCATAATATTACGATTACATAATGTATATtacatgtgttattttttatgtgcatacataaacaaatatataataaacgATGAGTAGGTAGattacagttttattaataCTACTCAACATTACTcaaataaaagcaatattaaaaaatatatgttcatTAATTTTGGTATCTATGTTTTGattgtacataattaataataaattcgttTACTGATCGCACAACCTAGGAGTTCAACCTTCGATACCTTGCTGCTTTAGAGGAATTTTCTAAtttgataacaatatttatattataatctgaGCCGCTCATAGTTGATGTTAAGATAAAGATTTACGAAAATCTAGACCATgtctctttttttttattaagtttatttttatatcaaaacattatctaattatttatattttcacaaTATGTACTAACTGACAAACGTCAAATGTTACTGAAGAAGACAGAAGACATACATCGACTACAGTTGTTTTCCACTAAAGAGTTTATAAGTAGGTAGCgaaatcttataataataaggAGGTctttaggcctcggcctcgaattttgcgggcagcggggcggcagcggcggcggcgcgggagcggcaggatcttatgcgtataatcaaatggaccggttttcgaacacagcggcggcggagcggcgcgggagcgggcaacgagcggtgcactccagtcaagcggtgaccgcccgcgttgcgcgtctgcattgtagtatagtgttgtgtacctacatttttttgtgatgtatcaaaatgtcctcggacgatATACCTCTAAATCGTTTTGGATTAATTCTAGACActaaatcactcttgatagtttcaagaatatagtcaaaagtttctacactcattctggtgtagtcgtagaatttgtttggaaaataaaaatgatttgttatgtcaaataaaatatttattatgttttatagaatAATTAGTAACTAATGCGAtgcgagcgttaggaataaatttgaatcaaaaagatgttGTCACCGTTTTTCACacatttcgttcgctaataaaaacaaatatctcgacaacacaaccacgaacacaacactacaccgctgtagtgccgcgcgatctgcccgctagtttcgagaacgggtccgcgatgcccgccccgctcccgcgccgccgccgctgccgccccgctgcccgcaaaattcgaggccgaggccttagaCTTGTAAaaattcattgtattgttaagtttagtttaattattactctaattaataattttattagagaataatttaatatgatgACTAATTGTAATTTCTAATGTTGActaattttaaaccaaaatgttgaatttaatacaataatgttattttatttacaaagaattaaTATTTCTACACCGACAACGGTAGTGTATgtgaaactatttatattatataaaaaatttcattaaaaattaaaaaaaaccccgacacaaaaactaaatttccctttaaaaagtaaaaaataataaaagaaacttaatcttaaagtacccaAGAATagactaataattataaaaaaaaatacgtcgcgttgggggaccgctactaattatttcttacttatctacgattttttcataagtatcacatgcttggtgttaagattaaagtaaattgatgtttaagtacttaactataacgcagaaaatagaaatatagcggcgcgggcggcggtgtgcagtccgtattcgtgcggtcccccaacgcgacgtattttatttttttataattataagtctaTTCTtgggtactttaagattaagtttcttttattattttttactttttaaagggaaattaagtttttgcgtcgggggtttttaaatttttaatttaattttttatttcatactttttataggtaggttaagTTAAggtaggcttagtatattacatatatgtacttactataatttcgattcttgttaaggtaaagattacattcgaggtcaagctcgttcgcttttatttatttttttacttattaattactagtttttgtttctataagtaggctaaagattacatagGTGCaggtttttttgttaataataaaacgttaaattaaaaattttatatttttgtattttattaaattttttttaatatatattttttttaatttttgttagtttgaaaaaataatatctttcagtgcggtttcatttgagaccccatcccagtatatttgcagaccttcggttaatcttcccactttcaccgcccataactttaaaacggctcaaccgattttcatcaaacatgtctaagaacactcgcacataagtcccctttaatacgaaaaaaaactaaattgaaatcactacatccgttcgggagttatgatgccacagacagacagacacgtcaaattTATAACACCCCtttttttgcgtcgggggttaattAAGTTCTCAATGTATACCATATACTcagaaataaattactattctattctattgtaATCTAAAGCTAACCAAAATATCTACTTaagaaaagtataaaattttattattagaacttataaggggatatttaccatgataaatatcccgttataagttctaataatagtgttagtgaccacgtcagtttaaaaacttatagtataaaattttataaagcaATAATATCTTTTAATCTATCAAGACTACCTTTAGTTACCTTTagttaagtaattatattattgcatTTATAACATATATTTATACTAGTCACTTCACATTTCACTGAACAAAACTCTACTCGGGATGGGATTATGGGACCTACACTAAAATTAgaggaataaaataatgaaattgataATTGAGTACCAAATACAATGGTAAAAATGTATGTTGAATGATTCatagtaggtaaataataaaaataaggatttaCTTACTCTTTTCCCATTCTTATTACGTAGCGGAAGCGCTCTCCAGATAACTGTAATATAGAGAAAACACTAATTTAATACCCAATGCACACTTTAAATTTATCGCGAGATGGATATTTAGCTCTACTCTTTAATAGCCTACTCAACCGACGGATACACAATTCCGAATGGCTGTTAATGAGCGGGATACATTGTTGCCTGCTGGTATCGGGGTCTCATACAATTTTCCCTAATTACGACCTTTTGgggaaaataaattacaaaattttcCTTAAAAGTTGTTAATGCAAAGCCTAAGACTTGACCCATAAGACTTTAAAACGAAGTTAATTTCGTCACTGTTGCCACCCCGCCGATTCTTGTATTTATGTAATCAGTCACAGGGTACATGCTTATATGGCTCACCCACTATTGCCCAACATCAGGGACTATTTcagtattttaacaaaatatttcaatgctTATGCTTAGTTTctaaaaactagtttttttttttaaatagaaatagatcctCTTGGATCTATTTCTATTAGcaaatttatatgtataatacatacatagtaaagAAACACTTATAACTGTGAAAGTCGCTAgtgcaacaatacaaaaataacaataccatTCAACAAGTTGCATGTAGAGTGCAATCTTAATGAGCAAGTTAAATCCTGTATACTATCACTTTAATGATGTTGCCTATTAGGTAGATATTATcactaataattttatacacattAGCTAAAGCgacaatacatacatagcttTACTTTAGCTTTGCATCATAGTTAGTTAAATATCTTTTAGAGGAAACTTTCAGCACAATTGCTTGCATAGAAGGATAATGTCAACTAACATATTTTCATAAACTTTCACAggtgtaaacaaaataacacaaaattaaagcTACTGTAATTACtcttttgtttgaaaaaataatacagtgaaacctcattaagtgagacatcaagagaccttcaaattggtatcacttatagaggtattccactaacccagtgataaacaggtataaataaacatttgtctcatttacagagggttccattaatggaggtgaacatacgaGTAATatcacataaagaggtgtgattcttaaataaaacaatgtgttatgtgtacattataaattaataagaataagtaaatcaacaaacaaaacgatgttgtctcagttactgaggtttatgcattaaaattcacttgctgtctcagttatagaggtaactaagatgataaatcgaaagaacgaatcccagataaagagggttgtttgtcccactaatagaggtaattcagtgccaatgggtcgagacctcagtatgagttccatttgtggaggtttctcacttatctaggtcccacttaaccaagtttcactgtaataTAGCATGTGTAGTAGTTTGACATTGCTGTAATAAACGGTTTACCAATAAAAGACAAAATCTAAATCcagcaaatttatttttattctcgcTACTCTCATATTTCAAACAATCATAGCTATACATATTAGAAGTTTTTAGCCAGCAGTATTTACAATGAGTAGTCTAATAATGAAACATTGTATTGctgttttgattaaataaacctAGTTGAGGTAAACCTCAAGAATTACTTTTCTTAATAGGCATAAAAGCTTAAAACAATTGAACTGTAAGTAACTAAATGCAACTGAACTGACTGTACTAGTCCAGCCAGGAAAGTACTACATTCGCACAGGATATAAACATGAGACAATATTGCTGCAGCTTTAtattaaacttatatttgcAATAGGCAAGCCAAGAAACATTAGTATGTATAAATGCGTGGACAATTgcataatttgtttataaatcaaATCGCACAGTAAATTTTTCACATAATGTACTGTTAAATACAATAGCTGAATTATAACACTGATCAATATATCCAATTTACCCTTAATAGTTCCTATAGGCATAGTCAGATGTATTTCTAGTGTACATCGGAATAGTTTATAAGTCTATCACCTTGCAACAACTAGATCTCATGATTTAATAGGAGTATGAGATATGCCAGCATTGATGAATTCTTAAACTTTCTATGTATACAACTGATCGCAAAGCAGTATAATAACTTCTGTACTAGCTAGTACTGGTACTACAGCAGTTGGAGTATTTACCAAAAATTAAGACTGAACCAGAGAATTTGATATTCCAGTGGCTAGTGATGACTATTGGTGTGTTAAGCTTAAACCTGGTGTTGACAGAAGATCTAAGTCTTAACAGaatgtaaatataatacttattccAAACATGGTAGTTAAATTTTAGAAATGTCGGGGAATCTATGTTAGTTATAAACTTATATTCATCAATTGAGCATTTTGCATGGCACAGTACCTATCTAAGACCTAAGACTAGAAGTTCATGAGACAAGCAGAGCAAATAAAACTAGTATTATTACACATGTAACTTCAGTGTCTTGTAACTTTAGTCATACATGAAAATGTTTCATGAAAAAGAATACTTACCCTGTCATGACAGTAATAATCTAATAGGAAACTTTATACACTGTAACGATAACCTCTCAGAAACTAGTAACAATAAAAGAGAAAGCAAAGTTAGGCATAGTTATgagaagtaggtacctaaacaaCTAAGATAATAAGTGAAACATCACccatttttaccaaaacaacTCATGATTTGAACAGTAATTTATCAAAGCCGCAAATAACATAGGCATTAGAGGTTATAATCTGTGAAGCTTTGTATAGCTAAACAGTAAATTGTAAAAATCTTAACAAACATACACGGTAAAGTCAGTACCTCTCAAACAAAATGATAGTGTGAGCACGTCAGTAACAGAAGCTAGGAGTTTCGGCTATATCGAAGGGCACAAATTGTTCACTATTTCTACAATTCGAAACACAATgtcaaatatcaaaataattattaaggtTTCACAGAAAACTATAAACGTGACTTTATTATTTCGTTTGCAGACCAGGACCACAGAtcactatataatatatatactaGTCAGAGACTCAGAGATTTTCAGATAGaaagatacatacatagataatatAGTTAGACAGTGACACACACAGAGTATAATCTTTGCGCATAGACAAGCAATTCATAAAATCCTAATGTCTATGCGTAAATCAAAGAGTAAATGAcaatgcttttttttaaagctgTTAATACAAGTTCTAATTTTGTTGGACTCGACCACCCGACCTCGACCAAATTGGAACTTCTGTTGAGCGGTCGGCCTGacatagtaataattatactaGTCAGACGTGGTTAGCTCGCTGAAAATTCCCGTGTTTtggaggattttttttttctaaagttgtagcaataaatcatttttctacttttttattttataatgaacagaaggtatgtattatttcatttattttctgataatattaataacagaaaattaaaattttttaacATGAACCAACATTTTTTGCGATCACCTTCACCATTGTGTCGATCACATTCttttgtcaataataatatgttcactgtggatgttattaatttattccttaTATTTAGTAGGTGAATTACCGTACGACAAATGGCCATAGATTTTGCTACCACAATACATAGTTGCCGAACCCACAAATTATACACGGTATTTGTCGCAAAAATGGCAACGGTGCGTAGAGCCAACTGATGGTTGGATATCCCACCGATGGAACGCCTTTAACGTCGGAGTAGTTTCTACGTTGAATCCAATTTGGTCGGGTCCAACCAAATTGGAATGAGTGTTAACGTCGTAATGGAGGTTTTGACTAAGACACGTAAATTAAGATTAGAAGGAATATTTTTAGGCTTCGGTATCCAAAAGGTATAAATGAGAACTCTATAACTTAAACTCCACTGTCTGAATTTCTGACTGAGTTTCTTAGaaacgattttaaataaatgtttaaggaGAGGCATAATTTTGTGTTCAATAGTATTTAACGTTTTGTACGCCAGTGATTTTATTGACGACATTTGAATTACGACTTCACCCCCGATGCTAAGCCTAGTAATATAATACGTCGTTCGGCCTAtatagaaaatcctaatatgggcaaaagataaaaaaaaatgccatgGCAAAAAGTATGGCATTGAAAGATactgttttatataatttatgacTGACactgttttaagttttaaatatatttcggGAGTGACCATAGACCAGATAAAAAAGAGAAGGAAGGTGCTTTCTGTCAAAGATGAAAGATATAAACAATATGGCCGTATGGCGCGAATGTGAAGCGTAGCCGTTTTAATCTTGTGTCGGAGTAATAATGCTAACAATGCTAATagcattgttatttattgtaatcgAGTTTGAGATTCAGATTTCAGTGTCAGTCAAAGAGTACCTATAAAATAAGTCAGTGAATATTATTGTCATGGGAGTCGAGCAATCTTTGATGTATTTTGTTTACAGTTTAACGTGGTTTAACCATGTTTGTACCCTTTGTAGGTGGCTGAGAcctagacctcatttttccactttggaggcGTCTATCTTTCATACgactgattttgacgaaaagtggttttaggaatcatgatgtattttttaatgtcctatccatagacaaccatcacggatagtatagatgattttttttttttgaagagatgcagtgaccgcgcgctctccgccctctatctcgaaaacggttcaccgtataaaaaaaagttcacacaaaagttgtagagaattttgtattctacaatattggtattaaatgcccATACCAAAAACCCaaaggaaatgagatatttccaaaaaaccgcaaaaaacaCGATTTTTGGGatctttgaccctgaattttaagagttgcttacaccctaccatacgtaggttttgagacaagttttagggggttaatatacaagtatatacaaaattacagctgggtatctcgcattccgagattcttacctaatttaaccttatttgactggattATCAACGTCAaaaacgtcaaagtcaaaaattttaaaattttaaatgtcgATTGTCAAAGTCCTATAGTaatttgaatattgtttttatgtatctattgtattatctttttgtttttatgtcgATTGTCAAAGTTCTAGTaatttgaatattgtttttattgtatctattttaatatctttcttTTATTCTTCGAAGACTGGCGATGGTTAAAGCGAAGTAGAAATAATTCCCTACTTATTTAAAGATTTCAGAATTTTAATCAGGTACTTGCATTCTATTTCTTACCGACAGAGTTAGCAGTACATTAtccatgaataaataattaatgaaactgaatattaattttaacgtgttctatttacagaaatgaaTATAACAAGCAGAGGTACTGTCCGAAAGTTGTATTACGACGATGAGACAGGTGAAATTATAACCTATGATGTTAATGATGAAACTGGTGAATTGTTGCTTGAAAATAAATCACCGCCGTTTGAAAATGTAAGACAACCTCTTGATGCACGTGAACCCGAGGTCAAGTACATGAAGTTCCCTCGCGGTTATATGAGCAAGACGAAAAAGTTTCAATCATTGAAAGAGAATATAATTGCTGGTTCTAATAGAACTAGTCATCGTTTGTTGTTGATACCGACACTGATGATATTTCCTGGTCTTTTTTGTGTAATACTTATGGTACTTGAGGTGTTTTTACATGTGCGGTGTCACAAGAAGAATAAAAAGCTTAAAGATCCAAATCTCTATTACCGTAGCCCATTCCACATGGTCACTAGCACTTTTTGTGGGGTATGTCGTGATTGTGATACAGCTTCTAAAATTGGACAGCTTCAGGATCAGCGGCGTAACCGCTATGACTATTTCAGAGGCATAGCTCTGTAATTAAATGGTTACAGATTAAACATATAGGTGTTGGTATTTTTTggtgaaattgtatttattgatcTCTGATAAATAAGTAATGGCGTCTCAATTGAGTTCTgaaatgaatattatatttatatgtatacactacactaaaatagaatataattgaaatactagtaaatattatttatttaatagttataagtttttatttatttatttatttatataatggaAAAATTGAGTTTTGGTCTCACGATATGATGTTTCTATACTTTATTGTCATACTATATTTATTTCCTTACTAGAATCTAGTTGGTAGTATACAATACTGTAAAGTAGTTTATGAAATTGAACATAGTAAGAAAGGTTAACTTACCAAAGTGAGTTTTAATAATGTCTACACTTTATAAATGTTTTCCACATTTGATTGCAGTTTccaatttattgatattttatacttttataataatatatttatgcatTCGATCCAATAAATGAACTATGACACTATGATTGACTATTACACTCAAGTAATTGATAAGATCTGATGTTAATTATATGGTTGCTAAACATACTTCAGTGTATGttcaatatattaaaatggATACATTCTACTTAATATCTTGTATTTATATCTCTTTtgcatattatgtacatatgaaTAAACAAGGTAAAGATCTCTTTCAAGACTGTTTAATTTTTGGGCATTGTTATGTGTTCTATAATTCTTACTCAGCGCCAGAAAATATTGTGATGTAGTCTTATAATTGTTGTTATGGTGTTGGTTTTAGCTTAAAGTCTAACTTTTCATATTAGTGTAAGTTCAAATGGTGTCATGTGATATTTTGGTAATAaaggatttatttataagtcttaattttgtttattatattatttaatattatcaaagTTTAGATTGTAGtagaagtattattttatttattcaatttatatcaaaaatatatttacaggtGTAATGTCTTAGTAATTCTCTTATGTAGTATATAGATAAAAGTAGCAAGTGATTAAGTTCACATTATCGAATGagtaatataatagtattttaatataatataccaaaatataataaatatttcctatCTACCTATcctacctatgtatataaatagttttaaattgaaaagaCAAATACATAGTTAGATCAAAATTTTTTAAGAAGAAGCTCCTGGACATAGATCTAGAATCTAGAACTATAACAGCTATCAATGGTGGTTGGCCCATAGTCGAAGTTAAAGGACAGACACGGGCTGTTGATGTACTTTAAAGAGATCATGACCTCTGATTTCGTTTGGGTGTTTCATCTCACTCTTGCTCTGCTTGGGTGAGTGTGCTCTTTTGTAGTAGtgtgttttattaacaaaaagtacaaaacatttaatctcataaaaaatattatgccaTCTAGACACTTAACGCTTTTAATGCCCTAAAATGTTCCCCTAATT containing:
- the LOC118273923 gene encoding uncharacterized protein LOC118273923 codes for the protein MNITSRGTVRKLYYDDETGEIITYDVNDETGELLLENKSPPFENVRQPLDAREPEVKYMKFPRGYMSKTKKFQSLKENIIAGSNRTSHRLLLIPTLMIFPGLFCVILMVLEVFLHVRCHKKNKKLKDPNLYYRSPFHMVTSTFCGVCRDCDTASKIGQLQDQRRNRYDYFRGIAL